AACCCGTACTGGAAGGCCCGCCATCCCGATGAGGCCGCCAAGGAGCAGCGCAACGTCAAGCGGGCGGCTACGCGGCGGGCGGCGCTGGACCGGGCGAAGGAGCAGGAAGGCGGCGACGCCCGGCAGGATCGGCCGGACAGGGCCTAACCTGAGGCCATGCCTCGTTATGAATACCGCTGCCGGAGCTGCGGCGACACCTTTGAAGTGAACCGCCCGATGGCCCGTTCCTCCGACCCGGCGAGCTGCCCGGCGGGTCACCCGGACACGGTCAAGCTGCTCTCGGCCGTCGCCGTCGGCGGTACGAAGTCCGCGCCCGCCCCGAGCAGCGGCGGTGGCGGGGGCGGGGGTTGCTGCGGAGGCGGCTGCTGCGCCTGAGGGGTCCGGTCCCGCTCAGGCCCCGGGCGGTGTCGCGGCGAGGCCGAACCGGCGCAGGATCTCCTCGCCCGCCGCGACTCCCGTCTCCTGGA
The Streptomyces lunaelactis genome window above contains:
- a CDS encoding FmdB family zinc ribbon protein; this encodes MPRYEYRCRSCGDTFEVNRPMARSSDPASCPAGHPDTVKLLSAVAVGGTKSAPAPSSGGGGGGGCCGGGCCA